In one Diabrotica virgifera virgifera chromosome 7, PGI_DIABVI_V3a genomic region, the following are encoded:
- the LOC126888503 gene encoding uncharacterized protein LOC126888503 — MTDNDQTMPNDNATPYEGNDHPIIARVGIKAPEFWRNEPELWFLWLEAQFRQAKITSDNCKFDHTVASLNSDILIEVADIVKNPTAGNAYTQLKARLLERYGISSDDRIHRLMELTLGDLKPTQLLHRMQALATDSISTQVLKNFWLDRLPPSVRSVISVLDGDLEELAKKADKYLRCSNFPVMAVTESPILDKAVAALNDQVSALSNRLAVAEERQQIQMVKSAKSSSDEQCYYHRRFGAQAKKCRPPCSFTKNDERAQ; from the coding sequence ATGACAGATAACGACCAAACAATGCCAAACGATAATGCTACACCATACGAAGGCAATGATCACCCAATAATTGCACGGGTAGGCATAAAAGCTCCAGAGTTTTGGCGCAATGAACCAGAACTATGGTTTCTTTGGCTGGAGGCGCAGTTCCGACAAGCCAAAATAACATCTGACAACTGCAAATTCGATCATACTGTTGCTAGTTTAAACAGTGACATACTAATAGAAGTGGCGGATATTGTAAAGAATCCAACTGCTGGCAATGCCTATACACAACTGAAAGCTCGCCTTCTCGAAAGGTATGGCATTAGCTCAGATGACAGGATCCACAGATTAATGGAGCTCACTCTGGGTGACTTAAAACCCACTCAACTACTCCACAGAATGCAAGCTCTGGCCACGGATAGCATTAGTACACaagttctaaaaaatttttgGTTGGACCGCCTACCACCTTCGGTTCGAAGTGTTATATCTGTTCTTGATGGAGATCTAGAAGAGCTTGCTAAGAAAGCCGATAAGTACCTCCGATGTTCCAATTTTCCAGTCATGGCTGTTACCGAAAGCCCTATCTTAGACAAAGCAGTGGCTGCATTGAATGACCAAGTGAGCGCTTTATCCAACAGATTAGCTGTAGCTGAAGAACGGCAACAGATTCAAATGGTCAAGAGTGCCAAGTCATCATCTGACGAGCAGTGTTACTACCATCGAAGATTTGGTGCACAAGCAAAGAAATGTAGACCACCCTGCAGTTTTACAAAAAACGACGAAAGGGCGCAGTAA